The proteins below come from a single Balaenoptera musculus isolate JJ_BM4_2016_0621 chromosome 1, mBalMus1.pri.v3, whole genome shotgun sequence genomic window:
- the TSPAN2 gene encoding tetraspanin-2, protein MGRFGGGLRCIKYLLLGFNLLFWLAGSAVIAFGLWFRFGGTMKDFSSEDSSPEYFYMGLYVLVGAGALMMAVGFFGCCGATRESQCVLGSFFTCLLVIFAAEITTGVFAFIGKDVAIRHVQTMYEEAYNDYLRDREKGNGTLITFHSTFQCCGKESSEQVQPTCPKELLGHKNCIDEIESIISVKLHLIGIVGIGIAGLTIFGMIFSMVLCCAIRNSRDVI, encoded by the exons ATGGGGCGCTTCGGCGGGGGCCTGCGGTGCATCAAGTACCTGCTGCTCGGCTTCAACCTGCTCTTCTGG CTGGCAGGGTCGGCTGTCATTGCTTTTGGACTGTGGTTTCGGTTTGGAGGCACCATGAAGGATTTCTCATCGGAGGACAGTTCCCCAGAGTACTTCTACATGG GGCTCTATGTGCTGGTTGGAGCGGGGGCCCTGATGATGGCCGTGGGCTTCTTCGGGTGCTGTGGAGCCACGCGGGAGTCCCAGTGCGTTCTCGGATCT TTTTTTACCTGCCTATTGGTGATATTTGCTGCTGAAATAACCACTGGAGTATTTGCTTTTATAGGCAAGGATGTA GCTATACGACATGTTCAGACCATGTATGAAGAAGCTTATAACGATTACCTTAGAGACAGGGAAAAGGGAAATGGGACTCTCATCACCTTCCACTCAACA TTTCAGTGCTGTGGAAAAGAAAGCTCTGAACAGGTCCAACCCACCTGCCCAAAGGAGCTCCTAGGACACAAG AATTGCATTGATGAAATTGAGAGCATAATCAGTGTTAAGCTCCACCTCATCGGAATTGTCGGTATTGGAATCGCAGGTCTCACG